A part of Marinobacter psychrophilus genomic DNA contains:
- a CDS encoding sodium-dependent transporter, which yields MPPHLQAQMGSFTRKSTFFWAATGATVGLANFWQFPYLASRHGGGLFILLYLACLLLITLPLAITETSFGRYSRHGIVRAMDNFVLTAKRSRNWIWLGYLSVLAAFVVLSYTAVFGAIALAWVFYGASGDFTGNTAAHAASVLSRLVSDPQRYPVFMAWHGFFLLLVAGVSMRGVVRGLERAFRLLVPATLILLMGFVGFAVYFGEAGAAMARFLALHPQDVTMDSVKAALFHAFFTLGLGVGVWAIFGAYSSPHTRLKRSVLAVVLLDTLVAVLAGLALFAVVVDVDGNQANRGFGLLFVALPAALGQLPASQVVIALLFLMLVMVIWASALALMEPVIGWLRERTDLSRGKATLMALVSCWLWGLLSLYSLNIWSSYRPAGATLFRWLELISGGVFIPAVGVMVSLFAGWCLTRRLLRKILGNTPGWVFDGWYWVMRWVLPLVVVYIGLQYTVFSLSQWCDGDSRTFWCDGNARAEVSSAPQRLPEARLSSN from the coding sequence ATGCCGCCGCATCTTCAGGCACAGATGGGATCGTTTACCCGCAAGTCCACGTTTTTTTGGGCGGCGACGGGCGCTACTGTGGGGCTGGCCAACTTTTGGCAATTTCCCTATCTGGCCAGTCGCCACGGCGGCGGGCTTTTTATCCTGCTTTATTTGGCATGCCTGTTGTTAATCACTCTGCCACTGGCGATTACTGAAACGTCTTTTGGCCGCTATAGCCGTCATGGAATAGTGCGAGCAATGGACAACTTCGTGCTCACTGCCAAGCGCTCCCGCAATTGGATATGGCTGGGTTACTTGAGTGTGTTGGCAGCCTTTGTGGTGTTGTCTTATACGGCTGTATTTGGCGCTATTGCGTTGGCCTGGGTGTTTTATGGCGCCAGTGGGGATTTTACCGGTAATACCGCCGCCCATGCGGCAAGCGTATTGTCACGCCTGGTGTCTGACCCGCAACGGTACCCGGTGTTCATGGCCTGGCACGGTTTCTTTTTGTTGCTGGTGGCCGGTGTGTCTATGCGCGGCGTTGTTCGCGGTCTGGAGCGGGCGTTTCGCCTGCTGGTGCCGGCCACTCTGATTTTGCTGATGGGGTTTGTCGGATTTGCGGTCTATTTTGGTGAGGCGGGTGCCGCTATGGCCCGCTTTCTGGCGTTACATCCTCAAGATGTGACTATGGACAGCGTTAAAGCGGCGTTGTTTCATGCCTTTTTTACCCTTGGTTTGGGAGTGGGTGTGTGGGCCATTTTCGGTGCTTATAGCTCGCCACACACCCGTTTGAAACGTTCTGTTCTGGCCGTGGTTTTGCTGGATACGCTGGTTGCCGTGTTGGCTGGCCTGGCGCTGTTTGCGGTGGTAGTGGATGTCGATGGTAATCAAGCCAACAGGGGTTTTGGCCTGTTGTTTGTAGCCCTTCCTGCGGCGCTGGGTCAGCTGCCTGCCAGTCAGGTTGTTATTGCCCTGCTGTTTTTGATGTTGGTGATGGTGATTTGGGCAAGCGCTCTGGCGCTGATGGAGCCGGTGATTGGCTGGCTGCGGGAACGCACGGATCTGTCGCGGGGTAAAGCGACCTTAATGGCTCTGGTTTCCTGTTGGCTGTGGGGCCTGCTGTCGCTGTATTCATTGAATATATGGAGCAGTTATCGGCCCGCAGGTGCAACACTGTTTCGCTGGTTGGAACTGATCTCTGGTGGCGTTTTTATACCGGCTGTTGGGGTGATGGTGTCGTTGTTTGCTGGCTGGTGCCTTACCCGGCGGTTATTGCGAAAAATTCTAGGCAATACGCCCGGTTGGGTGTTTGATGGCTGGTACTGGGTGATGCGTTGGGTGTTGCCGCTGGTGGTTGTGTACATTGGCCTGCAGTACACAGTGTTTTCGCTAAGCCAGTGGTGTGATGGCGACAGTCGTACTTTCTGGTGCGATGGCAACGCCCGGGCCGAAGTGAGTTCGGCCCCGCAAAGGCTGCCAGAAGCACGTT
- the smpB gene encoding SsrA-binding protein SmpB: MSKKKPGTSSSTIALNKKAKHEYHIEDRFEAGLSLLGWEVKSMRAGKTQLTDSYVLLKDGEAWLLGTHITPLTTASTHVIADPTRTRKLLLHAKEIAKIVDSVGQEGRTCIPLALYWKKNKVKCEIALVKGKKLFDKRATEKERDWNRQKQRVLREANI; this comes from the coding sequence ATGAGCAAGAAAAAACCCGGTACTTCAAGTAGTACCATCGCGCTGAACAAAAAAGCCAAACACGAATACCACATTGAGGACCGCTTTGAGGCCGGTCTTTCGCTGCTGGGCTGGGAAGTAAAGTCCATGCGCGCAGGCAAAACGCAGCTGACCGACTCTTACGTGCTGCTGAAAGACGGCGAAGCTTGGCTGTTGGGGACCCATATTACGCCACTGACCACTGCGTCAACCCACGTCATTGCGGACCCTACTCGGACTCGAAAACTGTTATTGCACGCCAAAGAAATCGCTAAAATTGTGGATTCAGTCGGCCAAGAAGGCCGTACCTGCATACCATTAGCGCTGTATTGGAAAAAGAACAAAGTGAAGTGCGAGATCGCGCTGGTGAAAGGCAAAAAACTGTTCGACAAGCGCGCCACCGAGAAAGAACGGGATTGGAACCGCCAGAAGCAACGGGTGTTGCGCGAGGCTAATATCTAA
- a CDS encoding wax ester/triacylglycerol synthase family O-acyltransferase, which translates to MSKITQIPMSGVDLSWLRMDTPENPMMISSVLIFDAAIAIADLKRVLNERFLKFRRFRQRVVEKSSKAYWQDDPLFNLDNHVHRRALPGSADKTELQALVSDLNSSVMDFRRPLWQIDYVDNYQGGCALIVRIHHCIADGISLVRVLLSLTDPTPQPYIPKPRPTRPEKAVLKPLSRWMHKAVSSAQVAGQQASILFQSLRSEPGYALRLAGTAGDIALDLLNLGLMPFDPKTGLRRPLCGRKQVAWTEALNLNDVKHCAKAMGGTINDTLLCAATGAIRRHLLESNEAIPDCGIRVAVPFNLRPLNQPISVLGNQFGLMLVSLPIEIDGPKARFQQIQNTMNELKRSYQAQVTYSLLDLFGRGPGMLERRALAMLSNKASAVLTNVPGPREAVYLAGSKLRQPMFWVPQSGSIGIGMSIFSYAGSVHFGITVDQGIQACPNAIMDYFHDSFYELAKTAGIELEPPAKLLAADVKTKPPRRERRQSA; encoded by the coding sequence ATGAGCAAAATTACGCAAATCCCCATGTCAGGTGTCGACCTATCCTGGCTGCGCATGGACACGCCAGAAAACCCGATGATGATTTCATCGGTGCTGATTTTTGACGCGGCCATCGCCATCGCCGACCTAAAACGGGTTCTGAACGAGCGTTTTCTGAAATTTCGTCGTTTTCGTCAGCGCGTTGTGGAAAAAAGCAGCAAAGCATACTGGCAAGACGACCCGCTGTTTAACTTGGATAACCACGTGCATCGCCGAGCCCTGCCCGGCAGCGCCGACAAAACCGAACTTCAAGCGCTGGTGAGTGACTTGAACAGCAGCGTCATGGATTTTCGACGGCCGCTGTGGCAGATCGATTACGTCGACAATTACCAGGGTGGCTGCGCGCTGATTGTGCGCATTCATCACTGCATTGCCGATGGTATATCGCTGGTGCGGGTACTGCTGTCACTCACCGACCCAACACCGCAACCCTATATACCAAAACCGCGGCCAACCAGGCCTGAAAAAGCCGTGTTAAAACCCCTGAGCCGCTGGATGCACAAAGCCGTCAGCAGTGCACAGGTCGCGGGCCAGCAAGCCAGCATTCTGTTCCAGTCACTGCGCTCAGAGCCAGGCTACGCTCTGCGTCTGGCTGGCACCGCTGGCGATATCGCCCTGGACTTGCTGAATCTCGGTTTGATGCCCTTTGATCCGAAAACCGGTCTGCGTCGACCGCTGTGCGGTCGCAAACAAGTGGCCTGGACCGAAGCTCTGAACCTGAACGACGTCAAGCACTGCGCCAAAGCCATGGGCGGCACTATTAATGATACGCTGCTGTGCGCTGCAACCGGCGCTATACGCCGCCACCTTTTGGAAAGCAATGAGGCGATTCCCGACTGCGGGATCCGCGTAGCTGTGCCGTTTAATTTGCGACCGCTGAACCAGCCCATTTCCGTACTGGGCAATCAGTTTGGCTTGATGCTGGTTAGCCTGCCCATCGAAATTGACGGGCCAAAGGCACGTTTTCAGCAGATTCAAAACACTATGAACGAGCTCAAGCGGTCTTACCAGGCGCAGGTAACCTACAGCCTGCTGGATCTTTTTGGCCGCGGCCCGGGCATGCTCGAACGCCGGGCCTTGGCAATGCTCAGTAACAAAGCCTCAGCCGTACTGACCAACGTGCCCGGCCCGCGGGAAGCGGTCTATCTGGCCGGCAGTAAGCTGCGCCAACCTATGTTCTGGGTCCCACAAAGCGGCAGCATTGGCATTGGTATGAGCATATTCAGCTACGCCGGTAGCGTGCATTTCGGCATTACCGTAGACCAAGGCATTCAAGCCTGCCCCAACGCCATCATGGACTACTTCCACGACAGCTTTTACGAGTTGGCCAAAACGGCCGGTATCGAACTTGAACCCCCCGCAAAACTACTCGCTGCCGATGTCAAAACCAAGCCCCCTCGGCGCGAGCGCAGGCAATCGGCTTAA
- a CDS encoding DUF6088 family protein — protein MHQLQRMRWGFPFSIRQFHEMSTATSAHKTLSRLMQKGIIVRVAKGICVRPKAFASMLSIEITASAEQIAKKWAQQNGYILLRQGIESAYRLGLQTQAPVRTVFWSNGASSTFSVGNDIVEVRHVAESKLRWKSRPEGELLRSFTVTPANCVKLSELKKALTRLKLSEAQSRVAIKKLKAAPLPGG, from the coding sequence TTGCATCAACTGCAGCGCATGAGGTGGGGATTCCCGTTTTCCATCAGACAGTTCCACGAAATGAGTACAGCTACGTCTGCGCACAAAACGCTGAGCAGGCTTATGCAGAAAGGCATAATTGTAAGAGTAGCCAAAGGCATTTGTGTGCGCCCCAAGGCATTCGCCAGCATGCTATCAATCGAAATTACGGCAAGCGCAGAACAGATAGCCAAAAAGTGGGCACAGCAGAACGGCTACATACTGTTAAGGCAGGGCATTGAGTCCGCCTATCGACTTGGCCTTCAAACCCAGGCTCCCGTCAGAACGGTGTTTTGGAGTAACGGTGCCAGCAGCACGTTTTCGGTTGGCAATGACATTGTTGAAGTGCGACACGTGGCAGAATCAAAGCTGCGATGGAAATCACGCCCTGAAGGCGAGCTACTGCGAAGCTTCACCGTCACCCCAGCCAATTGCGTGAAACTCAGCGAATTGAAAAAAGCACTGACCAGGCTGAAACTTTCCGAAGCCCAGAGCCGAGTGGCGATCAAAAAGCTCAAGGCGGCGCCTTTGCCTGGAGGATAG